A region of Cryomorphaceae bacterium DNA encodes the following proteins:
- a CDS encoding sulfotransferase, which yields MRLRFKWNHYLGFFMHPLLGAQPLAWLRTPLSLRAWPTWHFLPKFVFVGLMSVLNLPNILIEQVYRLIRRPAKPAEDPVFIIGHPRSGTTHLQQILSEDPRFYTPKLYEVLFPNYNNTFARLLRGIIAPFLPKTRPQDNVSLSLDSPQEEEFALAATSGLSFINGFYYPKQFRQIVEQAVLFRNEKDKRVWQQSMLRFVRAIQPQCGNRRLILKSPANMARLEAIREIFPHAKFIFIDRNSQRILQSTLHLFAEVLPQTSFQYIDEKTVIDHAFFMYETFHRAYHRQSESFDASQLMQVSHEVFLKQPEEVLASIYRFLGVENRAMDSVVRNYEAYQKNKHKPLDGHLLKRLQAIDAKLLSEFPHSAFPRKVAV from the coding sequence ATGCGCCTGCGTTTTAAATGGAACCACTACCTCGGCTTTTTTATGCACCCCCTGCTGGGAGCGCAGCCGCTGGCGTGGTTGCGTACGCCGCTTTCGCTCAGGGCCTGGCCTACCTGGCACTTCCTGCCCAAGTTTGTTTTTGTGGGATTGATGTCTGTGCTAAACCTTCCCAATATCCTTATTGAGCAGGTTTACCGCTTGATTCGCCGCCCCGCAAAACCCGCCGAAGACCCTGTGTTCATCATCGGACACCCACGCAGCGGAACCACCCATCTTCAGCAAATCCTGTCGGAAGATCCCCGGTTCTACACGCCGAAGCTTTACGAAGTGCTCTTTCCCAATTACAACAATACCTTTGCGAGATTGCTTCGCGGTATCATCGCTCCTTTTCTCCCCAAAACGCGACCCCAGGATAACGTTTCACTCAGCCTCGATTCACCCCAGGAGGAAGAATTTGCATTGGCCGCCACCTCCGGCTTGTCGTTTATCAACGGATTCTACTACCCCAAACAGTTCAGGCAAATTGTGGAGCAGGCCGTGTTGTTTCGCAACGAAAAAGACAAACGCGTTTGGCAGCAGTCTATGTTGCGCTTTGTGCGGGCCATCCAGCCGCAATGTGGCAATCGCAGACTTATTTTGAAAAGCCCCGCCAATATGGCGCGATTGGAGGCTATTCGGGAGATTTTTCCCCATGCGAAGTTCATTTTTATCGACCGCAACTCACAGCGCATTCTGCAATCTACGCTGCACCTTTTTGCTGAGGTGCTTCCACAAACCAGCTTTCAGTACATTGACGAAAAAACCGTTATCGACCACGCTTTCTTCATGTACGAAACCTTTCACCGCGCCTATCACCGGCAGTCGGAATCTTTTGATGCCAGCCAATTGATGCAGGTTTCGCACGAGGTTTTTCTGAAGCAGCCCGAAGAGGTGCTGGCAAGTATTTACCGCTTTTTAGGTGTTGAAAACCGCGCCATGGACTCGGTGGTGAGGAATTATGAAGCCTACCAGAAAAACAAGCACAAGCCGCTCGACGGGCATCTGCTGAAAAGGCTTCAAGCCATTGATGCAAAGCTCCTTTCGGAATTTCCACATTCGGCGTTTCCGCGCAAGGTGGCTGTGTAG